The Vicia villosa cultivar HV-30 ecotype Madison, WI linkage group LG1, Vvil1.0, whole genome shotgun sequence genome includes a region encoding these proteins:
- the LOC131615678 gene encoding agamous-like MADS-box protein AGL80, with protein MTRKKVKLAFISDDSARKATYKKRKKGIIKKVSELTILCGIPACAIISNPFDSKTEVWPDLDGAKQVIERYQSSSVIDGTKNVNQESFLLQRITKAREHLKKLRNENREKEMSIRMMEYMEKKDLPDDVSVSDLKEFEKLIEKNVKEIDNKIVALGELD; from the coding sequence ATGACTAGAAAGAAGGTGAAACTCGCATTCATCTCCGACGATTCGGCGCGAAAAGCAACgtacaagaaaagaaagaaaggcaTCATCAAGAAGGTGAGTGAACTCACCATCCTCTGTGGAATTCCCGCCTGTGCTATTATTTCAAATCCTTTCGATTCCAAAACCGAAGTGTGGCCAGATCTAGACGGAGCCAAACAGGTTATCGAGAGGTATCAGAGTTCGTCTGTGATCGATGGCACGAAGAATGTGAATCAGGAGAGTTTTCTTTTGCAGCGGATTACGAAGGCTCGGGAGCATCTTAAGAAGCTGAGGAATGAGAATCGTGAGAAGGAGATGAGTATTCGGATGATGGAATATATGGAGAAGAAGGATTTGCCGGATGATGTGAGTGTTTCGGATTTGAAGGAATTTGAGAAGTTGATTGAGAAGAATGTGAAGGAGATTGATAACAAGATTGTTGCACTAGGTGAATTAGATTAA